From the genome of Halorussus caseinilyticus, one region includes:
- a CDS encoding ornithine cyclodeaminase family protein: MVRILSDAQVADCLALDDLLPVVREAFLKQGRGEVERPDRPHFPVGAGLSGPDPAGTGLVMPAYLHGARFYATKLVGVHEGNADRDLPTVNAQIALTEAETGLPAAFLAGTRVTSARTGCIGGLAAAELADSPVILAVVGAGTQARWQARAIAAATDLESVRVYSPSDSKESCAADLREELGVPTKAADSPEEAVSGANVVVTATTATEPVFPGAALDPGTLVVAVGAYTAEMRELDAETFERASRVFADVPAEVAEIGDLRGAGVGEEGLVPLSEVFEGRSGRESDDEILVVESVGTAALDAATAEYVFEAAEERGVGTEVSL; this comes from the coding sequence ATGGTTCGCATCCTCTCCGACGCGCAGGTCGCCGACTGCCTCGCCCTCGACGACCTCCTTCCGGTCGTCCGCGAGGCGTTCCTGAAGCAGGGCCGCGGTGAAGTCGAGCGTCCCGACCGGCCGCACTTCCCGGTCGGTGCGGGTCTCTCCGGACCCGACCCCGCCGGAACCGGACTCGTGATGCCCGCGTACCTCCACGGCGCGCGCTTCTACGCGACGAAGTTGGTCGGGGTCCACGAGGGCAACGCCGACCGGGACCTGCCGACCGTCAACGCCCAAATCGCGCTCACCGAGGCCGAGACGGGGCTTCCGGCGGCCTTCCTCGCGGGGACGAGAGTCACCAGCGCGCGCACCGGATGCATCGGCGGACTCGCGGCCGCGGAGTTGGCCGACTCGCCCGTCATCCTCGCAGTCGTCGGCGCGGGCACGCAGGCGCGCTGGCAGGCGCGCGCAATCGCGGCCGCGACCGACCTCGAATCCGTGCGGGTCTACTCGCCGAGCGACTCGAAGGAGTCCTGCGCCGCCGACCTCCGCGAGGAGTTGGGGGTGCCAACGAAAGCGGCCGACTCCCCGGAGGAGGCCGTCTCGGGCGCGAACGTGGTTGTCACGGCGACGACGGCGACCGAACCGGTCTTCCCCGGCGCGGCGCTCGACCCCGGAACGCTCGTCGTCGCGGTCGGAGCCTACACCGCCGAGATGCGCGAGTTGGACGCCGAGACGTTCGAGCGCGCCAGCAGAGTCTTCGCCGACGTGCCCGCGGAGGTCGCCGAAATCGGCGACCTCCGCGGGGCTGGCGTCGGGGAGGAAGGGTTAGTCCCGCTCTCGGAAGTCTTCGAGGGGAGGTCCGGGCGCGAGTCCGACGACGAGATTCTGGTGGTCGAGAGCGTCGGGACCGCGGCGTTGGACGCGGCGACCGCCGAGTACGTCTTCGAGGCGGCAGAAGAGCGGGGAGTCGGGACCGAGGTGTCGCTGTAG
- a CDS encoding MATE family efflux transporter — translation MDSTATEDTITQGGLVRPMFRLAWPIVVIQLLQVTYNIADTFWLGRLSADAVGALSLAFPLIFLLLSIAGGFTTAGSILVAQYTGADSEGSAGTVAGQILSFVTILAAALALLGYVVTEPMLAILPSQSATTAQIIPLAEQYMEVFFLGLPFLFGFFVFSALMRGYGDTRTPMRIMLVSVALNVVLDPLLIFGVGPFPHLGIEGAALATIFSRGVASALGLYVLFVTRAGPNVTVESLVPDLGYIWDIVRIGVPSALEQSTSALAMVTLTAMVVQFAPPVVSAYGLGNRLVSLVFLPTMGLGRATNTMVGQNLGADKADRAERAVWIATKVGAGVMFGVAVIAALFPEPIVSVFMATGTDAARETVRHGSEYLRIRSVEFTFMAVLQVMLGAYRGAGNTKTAMGFSMVALWVGRVPTVYYLAFVAGMGATGIWIGMALGNVVGGIAAALWFTRGTWKETVIDEGETPGAPTPGAGSAESDASASDGK, via the coding sequence ATGGACTCTACAGCCACCGAGGACACGATAACTCAGGGCGGACTCGTCCGCCCGATGTTCCGGCTCGCGTGGCCCATCGTCGTCATCCAGCTTCTACAGGTGACGTACAACATCGCCGACACGTTCTGGCTCGGACGCCTGTCGGCCGATGCGGTGGGCGCGCTGAGCCTCGCGTTTCCGCTCATCTTCCTCCTGCTCTCCATCGCGGGCGGGTTCACCACCGCGGGGTCCATCCTCGTCGCCCAGTACACCGGTGCAGACAGCGAAGGGTCGGCGGGGACCGTCGCGGGCCAGATTCTGTCGTTCGTCACGATACTAGCGGCGGCGCTCGCACTTCTGGGCTACGTCGTGACCGAACCGATGCTGGCAATACTCCCGAGTCAGAGCGCGACCACCGCCCAAATCATCCCGCTGGCCGAGCAGTACATGGAGGTGTTCTTCCTCGGCCTGCCGTTCCTGTTCGGCTTCTTCGTGTTCTCGGCACTGATGCGTGGCTACGGCGACACCCGGACCCCGATGCGGATAATGCTGGTCTCGGTCGCACTCAACGTCGTCCTCGACCCACTGCTCATCTTCGGCGTCGGCCCGTTCCCGCACCTCGGCATCGAGGGCGCGGCGCTGGCGACCATCTTCTCGCGGGGGGTCGCCAGCGCACTCGGTCTCTACGTCCTGTTCGTGACCCGTGCCGGGCCGAACGTCACCGTCGAGTCGCTGGTGCCCGACCTCGGTTACATCTGGGACATCGTTCGCATCGGCGTCCCCTCCGCGCTCGAACAGTCCACCAGCGCGCTGGCGATGGTGACGCTGACCGCGATGGTGGTCCAGTTCGCGCCGCCGGTCGTCTCGGCCTACGGTCTGGGCAACCGCCTCGTCTCGCTGGTCTTCCTGCCGACGATGGGTCTCGGCCGGGCGACCAACACGATGGTCGGCCAGAATCTCGGCGCGGACAAGGCCGACCGCGCGGAGCGCGCGGTGTGGATAGCCACCAAAGTCGGCGCGGGCGTGATGTTCGGGGTCGCGGTGATTGCCGCGCTCTTCCCGGAACCCATCGTCTCGGTGTTCATGGCAACGGGGACCGACGCCGCCCGCGAGACGGTCCGCCACGGGTCGGAGTACCTCCGGATTCGCTCGGTGGAGTTCACCTTCATGGCGGTCCTACAGGTCATGCTCGGGGCCTACCGCGGCGCGGGCAACACCAAGACCGCGATGGGCTTCTCGATGGTCGCGCTCTGGGTGGGCCGGGTGCCGACGGTCTACTACCTCGCGTTCGTCGCGGGCATGGGCGCGACCGGCATCTGGATAGGGATGGCGCTGGGCAACGTGGTCGGCGGTATCGCCGCCGCGCTCTGGTTCACCCGCGGGACGTGGAAGGAGACGGTCATCGACGAGGGAGAGACCCCCGGAGCGCCGACGCCGGGGGCCGGGTCCGCGGAGTCGGACGCCTCGGCGTCCGACGGGAAGTGA